One genomic window of Cannabis sativa cultivar Pink pepper isolate KNU-18-1 chromosome 2, ASM2916894v1, whole genome shotgun sequence includes the following:
- the LOC115718550 gene encoding phospholipase A1-Igamma3, chloroplastic — translation MAASSKLFLNKNIIHNKPIPITTLSYSSLNCYNSLLSRYKNKSPSLHIITSCSSSPSPPSSSSETNLTPEQLKIKHYYDPHNQDRDQDQDRDRDLGFDEDDRELSDIWREIQGSKNWEGLLDPLNSHLRKEIIRYGEFSQASYDSFDFDPHSKYCGTCKYQGAHFFERLEMADRGYQISRYLYATSNINLPNFFQKSKMSSVWSTHANWMGYVAVSTDDTEIARLGRRDILIAWRGTVTYLEWICDLKDILRRADFGTDPTVKIESGFYDLYTKKERGCKYCSFSAREQVLAEVKRLLEYYDGEEISITVTGHSLGAALALISAYDIAEVGLNEILCDGKGDNKSSKIPVTVFSFAGPRVGNLKFKERCDELGVKVLRIVNVHDVVPTVPGIITNEKFQFQKYIEEAMSFPWSYAHVGVELALDHTESPFLKPNKDPGSAHNLEALLHLVDGYHSKGRGFRLATRRDIALVNKNCDLLRREYGVPPNWRQDENKGMVRNSDGRWVLPERPRLEGHPPDMAEHLKKVLRNINDDNGSSNGKQQLGPA, via the coding sequence ATGGCAGCTTCTTCCAAACTCTTTCTCAacaaaaatatcatacataataagCCGATTCCGATCACCACCCTTAGTTACTCTTCATTGAACTGTTACAACAGCCTTTTATCAAGATACAAAAACAAATCTCCTTCTTTGCACATAATCACCTCATGTTCATCCTCACCATCACCACCATCATCATCCTCAGAAACCAATTTAACCCCTGAACAATTAAAGATCAAACACTACTATGACCCCCATAATCAAGATCGAGATCAAGATCAAGATCGTGATCGTGATCTGGGTTTCGACGAAGACGACAGGGAACTAAGTGACATATGGAGAGAAATTCAAGGGTCAAAAAATTGGGAGGGTCTTTTAGACCCGCTGAACTCTCATCTCCGAAAGGAAATAATCAGGTACGGTGAGTTCTCCCAAGCTAGCTACGACTCCTTTGACTTTGACCCTCACTCTAAGTACTGCGGCACGTGTAAATACCAAGGAGCCCATTTCTTCGAACGCCTCGAAATGGCTGATCGTGGCTACCAAATCAGCCGATACCTTTACGCCACCTCTAATATCAACCTCCCAAACTTCTTTCAAAAATCGAAGATGAGCAGCGTTTGGAGCACACACGCCAATTGGATGGGATACGTCGCCGTTTCGACCGACGATACCGAGATTGCCAGACTCGGCCGACGGGACATCCTCATCGCGTGGAGAGGAACCGTCACTTATCTCGAGTGGATATGCGACCTCAAGGATATTCTCCGAAGGGCTGACTTCGGTACTGATCCGACGGTCAAGATAGAATCTGGTTTCTACGATCTCTACACTAAGAAAGAACGCGGTTGCAAGTACTGCTCGTTCTCGGCGCGTGAGCAAGTACTCGCGGAGGTGAAGCGTCTTTTGGAGTATTACGATGGTGAAGAGATTAGCATCACTGTCACTGGTCATAGCCTAGGAGCGGCTCTCGCCTTGATCAGCGCGTACGACATAGCAGAAGTTGGACTAAACGAAATCCTTTGTGATGGAAAAGGTGATAATAAATCTTCCAAAATCCCAGTCACTGTGTTCTCCTTCGCTGGGCCGAGAGTTGGGAATTTGAAGTTCAAAGAAAGGTGTGATGAGCTGGGAGTCAAAGTGTTGAGAATAGTTAACGTTCACGACGTGGTCCCGACGGTGCCGGGGATAATAACGAACGAAAAGTTTCAGTTTCAGAAGTACATTGAGGAAGCCATGTCGTTTCCATGGAGTTACGCACACGTGGGAGTGGAGCTGGCTTTGGATCACACCGAAAGCCCATTTCTGAAGCCCAATAAGGATCCCGGCTCGGCCCATAATCTCGAGGCGCTTCTGCACTTGGTGGATGGATACCACAGTAAAGGGCGGGGGTTCAGGTTGGCAACGAGGAGGGATATAGCGCTTGTGAACAAGAACTGCGATCTTCTGAGAAGAGAATATGGTGTGCCACCAAACTGGCGGCAAGACGAGAATAAAGGGATGGTACGGAACAGTGATGGGCGTTGGGTGTTGCCGGAGCGGCCTAGGTTGGAGGGCCACCCACCGGACATGGCAGAGCATTTGAAGAAAGTTCTTAGGAATATTAATGATGATAATGGAAGTAGTAATGGTAAACAGCAGTTGGGTCCAGCTTAA